TTGCTGATGGCATTGACTACGCAGCCCATGGAGAAGGTAACCCGTTCAGTGCGCTGCCGTGGCCAGCGATGGCAGCGCACTCGATGGGTTAGAGGAAGGCTGTACTGAGAACGAAGGGAACATATTGCGCGCAGCTACCTTGATACAAGATGCGTCAGCTAACTGATGGTGCGAGCGATTTGATGATGCAATAACGTAAACGCTCTCAaagtgtgacaaaaaaaaaacttttcagggttcatttaacttcattttgtggCGCACTGTAACATATGACCATTGTGCTGAAGGCAATACCATCTTCGGCGAGTCGTTCGACAAGCCGCTCTCTGCACGCCACGTCCAAAgtatattaaagcgaaagccttataaACCTCACTAAAcatgaaatttgaccgtcggcgtctcgcgtcctgcggcgtcggggacgagtggagcaagaaatcatcacgtgatgacgtaatcatgacgtcccagatcgcaaaaatttgttACGTCATGTGGCGAAACACCACATAATGCACTTGTAGCACagtcctttgggcggcgaacaaaacaggAGCGCGCGAGACCTCAGGAGTAGAAAATAAAGActgcgcttcgcagtggcacgtgaagccacggtgtgtgttccctgctggcgtcgattctggttcagccgtctcgctcCTTCGCTCCTGTGCCATAAGCCGAtatcgtcatcacatgacattttagcttagtcaaaggtgggttcatcacggaggcagtgcgaaactaggtgatgtgcctccgatcctggaggcagtgcgaaaccacgctagttgcacaaagctttcggaggtagGCGGGAAGGACAGGATGAATACATCTCGGGAATCTACATGACCGGCTGTTCATGTAGACTCCTTAATAGATCGAATGAGAATaaagaaagatggctttcgccttctagtcatcttaggtgaatgcacaagggaccacgtgattattttttttctgtgctcgAAATGACTGTAACGGAAAACGAAATTCAACTGCATTTGTTTACTGaaatttcattctttttatgaacatgaatgaataaatagatatttagttATTTTAATTCAGATCAATTCAtatgaaagagagaaatgaacatGTTATAGCAATATTTTCGTCAGAATAGACTATAGAGCACCTAGCCATAATGTTATGTAAACttgacgcatttacaggcagttctGAAAGGGTTAAGTAATCTGTTGTGCACATTTTTTCACAGTCTTCCCCAACATAGACGCTAAAGCACTAGCGATTTCTTGGTGCCTTAGACATCGTGAATCAATGATTTATTCACGCGTGAATATGATCCATGTTTGCTTCTTTGCAATATCTAACACTGTGCGGCTCTGTAACCTGACGCAAGCTTGTGCGCGCATGTCACTGCAGCCCCCACGGGCACGAGGAGCACAAAGTTTTCCACACGAGCGGCGTCGTCGTGCTTGGAGAGGCGCAGGTGCGCTGGTCGGACGTGTTCGGCCTCGAGGTCCTCAAGAGGGCTCTCATGCTCAATGTTGTGTACCCCGTCAAACACCCGACGTTGTTCGAGAACGCCAAGCCGCTCTCAAGTCTCATGCTGTACGGTCCGACGGGCAGCGGGAAGTCACACATCGGTAAGGCACTGGCCACCGAGTTCAACGATTCGACCTTCTTCTATGTGATGTGCCAGCACTTTGCCTCCAAGTGCCTCGTCGGAAACGAGAACCTGACCGTGAGCACACTGTTCGAAATGGTCCTCAACCACGCACCCAGCGTCCTCTTCCTGGACGAACTTGACGCCCTGAGTGGGACCGGAGTGAGTGGCGAAAGCTCTGGCTTTTTGTACAGAGTGAAGGCTGACTTCCTAAGTCTCCTTGAGGGGATACTcttcaagcagaaggtcaccgtcATTGGAGCAACCAAATCCCCGTGGGCCGTTGACCCCGCGCTAGCGCGCGTGTTTCGAAAGTGGGTTTATGTTCCGTTACCGACGGACGAAACACGAGAACTGATGCTGCTGAACGGTCTTAAGGATGTCCGCCACCAGCTGTTAGATGCAGACATCTTCTACCTTGTGCAGAAGACGGACGGGTACACGTGCGAAGATCTCACGCTGCTTCAGAGGGAGGCCAAGATGGAGGTGAGACACAAGCTCAAGTCTTCCACCCACTTTGTCAAGGTCGAAGGGTACAGGAGGCCCGGCAGTGCATCGAAGACCGGCGATTTCCTCACGCCGTGCTCACCGAACACTCCAGGTGCGATCAGGTTGTCCTGGAAAGACATCCCGAAAGAGGCCCTCTTGGAACCGGAACTCAGCTTGCAAGATTTCGAGGCGGCCCTGCAGAAGTACC
The nucleotide sequence above comes from Rhipicephalus sanguineus isolate Rsan-2018 chromosome 8, BIME_Rsan_1.4, whole genome shotgun sequence. Encoded proteins:
- the LOC119403597 gene encoding vacuolar protein sorting-associated protein 4B; this translates as MNAEEAVRMAVDYGRRAEAEEEAQNFAEAFRLYKQALFLYFVAAREIRVESSGYLQRTHEFIRFLGTRTDGEYSTASSSPSPTSQPARLLSSGSSLTLFPAPHGHEEHKVFHTSGVVVLGEAQVRWSDVFGLEVLKRALMLNVVYPVKHPTLFENAKPLSSLMLYGPTGSGKSHIGKALATEFNDSTFFYVMCQHFASKCLVGNENLTVSTLFEMVLNHAPSVLFLDELDALSGTGVSGESSGFLYRVKADFLSLLEGILFKQKVTVIGATKSPWAVDPALARVFRKWVYVPLPTDETRELMLLNGLKDVRHQLLDADIFYLVQKTDGYTCEDLTLLQREAKMEVRHKLKSSTHFVKVEGYRRPGSASKTGDFLTPCSPNTPGAIRLSWKDIPKEALLEPELSLQDFEAALQKYHASVTSSELDKLEAFRTNQESNVHTVLRVDMSAFNELDGTSLAAYFSLHSLVVVVGAEKSPGCLQVRPGPVSPLEPILS